A genomic region of Chloroflexota bacterium contains the following coding sequences:
- a CDS encoding molybdopterin-dependent oxidoreductase gives MSRKGKTTDKASPLNAKITRRDFIKTTAFLGGSLFLATNVDAAFRRVAAMGNTLSDASAVGEYPLNRPESIIYSVCLQCHTACTIKGKLLDGVLVKIDGNPYSPMNMLPHLSYDTPLAEAARVDARLCPKGQAGVQSLYDPYRIIKVLKRAGKRGENKWEVISFDQAIDEIVNGGTFADGTKTPGLREIWAVRDPDLMKALKADAMAVASGDMTLEEFKSKHADHLDLLIDPDHPDLGPKNNQFVFQAGRIEHGRKEFAKRWLKDAFGSVNWYEHTTICEQSHHIAFQQMSNQYKGGGKWSGGKTHLKPDFANAEMVIFFGTGAFEANFGPTPMSELVTWSLTYRNMKIAVVDPRLSKTAAKAKWWLPVKPGEDTALALAMGRWIVENERYDATYLANANKAAAAADGETTWTNATYLVKIEGDKPTRLLRPEEAGLGDVDGFVVSRGGKLVAVDPNDAENPVEGDLFAEGQVNGITYKSAFLLYKELTFERSLEEWSEICGIPVRKIVEVAREFTSHGKKAAVDLYRGPVQHTNGYYTGQAIIMLNLLIGNVDWVGGLGKGGGHWHEDGSKAKGPFNIVKGMHPGKLGSFGVTLTREKWHYEKSTLFKRDGYPAKRPWYPYTGNVYQEIIPSAADGYPYPIKALFLHKGTPGYASPAGNPTLKAIADPNVIPLVIACDIVIGETSMYADYLFPDTAIWERWGTPHITPAVQAKTSKVRQPIVEPLVEKVTVFGEEQPICMEAVMLAIAERLGLPGYGKDGFGPGMDFNRREDYFLKMVANLAYGDKEDGSDAVPEADDEELAVFRAARAHFSKVMFDEARWKKAIGDDESLWRRVVYLLNRGGRFEDFRKVYKGDKLAHQFGGMFSVFVDNVAAGKHSLTGEHFSGLPIYEPVKDAAGQPIDQEEYPFRLFTYKEIYGGQSRTVGNYWAQLGVATENWVLMNKIDADRMGLRDGDVVRLVSKTNPDGVWRLPNGEPVAVAGKVKVIQGIRPGTVAASWHFGHWAYGARDVVVDGQVIRGDARRATGLCPNVVMLEDPVLKNVSLTDPIGGSASFYDTRVRVEKVSSRQ, from the coding sequence ATGAGCCGAAAGGGAAAGACCACGGATAAAGCCTCTCCTCTGAACGCAAAGATCACTCGCCGCGATTTCATCAAAACGACGGCCTTCCTGGGCGGGTCCCTGTTCCTGGCAACTAATGTCGATGCGGCCTTCCGTCGCGTCGCGGCGATGGGCAACACCTTGAGCGATGCCTCTGCGGTTGGCGAATATCCGCTGAATCGGCCGGAGAGCATCATCTACAGCGTCTGCCTCCAGTGCCATACCGCCTGTACCATCAAGGGGAAATTATTGGATGGGGTGCTGGTCAAGATCGATGGCAATCCCTATAGCCCGATGAACATGCTACCCCATCTTTCCTACGATACCCCGCTGGCTGAGGCAGCCAGGGTGGATGCGCGGTTGTGCCCCAAAGGCCAGGCGGGTGTGCAGAGCCTTTATGACCCGTACCGCATCATCAAGGTGCTCAAGCGGGCTGGCAAACGAGGTGAGAACAAGTGGGAGGTGATCTCCTTCGACCAGGCCATTGACGAGATCGTCAACGGGGGCACCTTTGCCGACGGCACGAAGACCCCTGGTCTGAGGGAGATTTGGGCGGTACGCGATCCTGACTTGATGAAGGCCTTGAAAGCCGATGCGATGGCGGTCGCCAGCGGCGATATGACGCTTGAGGAGTTCAAAAGCAAGCACGCCGATCACCTGGATCTGCTCATCGATCCAGATCATCCCGATCTGGGGCCTAAGAACAATCAATTCGTCTTTCAGGCTGGTCGTATCGAGCATGGACGCAAGGAGTTTGCCAAGCGCTGGCTGAAGGACGCCTTTGGCTCTGTCAACTGGTACGAGCATACCACCATCTGCGAGCAGTCCCATCACATCGCCTTCCAGCAGATGAGCAATCAGTATAAGGGCGGAGGAAAGTGGAGTGGCGGTAAGACCCATTTGAAGCCTGATTTCGCCAATGCCGAGATGGTGATCTTCTTCGGCACAGGGGCTTTCGAGGCCAATTTCGGCCCCACCCCTATGAGCGAGCTGGTCACTTGGTCCCTGACCTACCGAAACATGAAGATCGCGGTGGTGGATCCTCGCCTGAGCAAGACGGCGGCCAAGGCCAAATGGTGGCTGCCGGTGAAGCCGGGCGAGGACACCGCGTTGGCCCTGGCCATGGGGCGCTGGATTGTGGAGAATGAGCGTTACGATGCCACCTATCTGGCCAACGCCAATAAGGCCGCGGCAGCGGCTGACGGCGAAACCACATGGACCAACGCCACCTATCTGGTGAAGATCGAGGGCGATAAACCGACGCGATTGTTGCGTCCCGAGGAAGCCGGCCTGGGTGACGTGGACGGCTTCGTGGTCAGCAGGGGAGGGAAACTGGTCGCCGTGGATCCCAACGATGCCGAGAACCCGGTGGAGGGTGACCTCTTTGCTGAGGGGCAGGTCAACGGCATCACCTACAAGAGCGCCTTTCTGCTGTACAAGGAGCTTACCTTCGAGCGCAGCCTGGAGGAGTGGTCGGAGATCTGCGGCATCCCCGTGCGCAAGATCGTCGAGGTGGCCCGTGAGTTCACCAGCCATGGCAAGAAGGCCGCCGTGGACCTTTACCGGGGGCCGGTGCAGCATACCAACGGCTATTATACGGGCCAGGCCATCATCATGCTCAATCTGCTCATCGGCAATGTCGACTGGGTGGGGGGCCTGGGCAAGGGCGGCGGCCACTGGCATGAGGATGGCAGCAAAGCGAAGGGGCCTTTCAACATCGTCAAAGGCATGCATCCCGGTAAGCTCGGCTCCTTTGGTGTGACCCTCACACGGGAGAAGTGGCATTACGAGAAGAGCACCCTCTTCAAGCGGGATGGGTATCCCGCGAAGCGGCCCTGGTATCCTTATACGGGGAACGTATATCAGGAGATCATTCCCAGCGCCGCGGACGGCTATCCCTATCCCATCAAGGCCCTCTTCCTGCATAAGGGCACGCCCGGCTATGCCAGCCCGGCCGGCAATCCCACGCTGAAGGCCATCGCTGATCCCAATGTCATCCCGCTGGTGATCGCCTGCGATATCGTCATCGGCGAAACCAGCATGTATGCGGATTATCTCTTCCCGGACACGGCCATCTGGGAGCGCTGGGGCACGCCGCACATCACGCCGGCGGTGCAGGCCAAGACGAGCAAGGTGCGCCAGCCCATCGTCGAACCGCTGGTGGAAAAGGTCACCGTCTTCGGAGAGGAGCAGCCGATCTGCATGGAGGCCGTCATGCTCGCCATTGCCGAACGCCTGGGCCTGCCCGGTTACGGCAAGGATGGCTTCGGCCCTGGGATGGACTTCAACCGGCGCGAGGATTACTTCCTGAAGATGGTGGCGAATCTGGCCTATGGCGACAAGGAGGATGGCTCCGATGCCGTGCCCGAGGCCGACGATGAGGAGCTGGCCGTCTTTCGCGCCGCACGCGCCCACTTCTCCAAGGTGATGTTCGACGAGGCGCGTTGGAAGAAGGCCATTGGCGATGATGAGTCATTGTGGCGCCGGGTGGTCTATCTGCTCAATCGAGGCGGCCGCTTCGAGGACTTTCGCAAGGTTTACAAGGGGGATAAGCTGGCTCATCAGTTCGGAGGGATGTTCAGCGTCTTCGTGGACAATGTGGCCGCGGGTAAACACAGCCTGACCGGCGAGCACTTCTCCGGCTTGCCCATCTATGAGCCGGTGAAAGACGCTGCCGGTCAGCCCATCGATCAGGAGGAATATCCCTTCCGCCTCTTCACTTATAAGGAGATCTACGGTGGCCAGTCTCGCACGGTAGGCAATTACTGGGCACAATTGGGTGTGGCCACCGAGAACTGGGTGTTGATGAATAAGATCGACGCGGATCGCATGGGCCTTCGGGATGGGGATGTGGTCAGGCTGGTGTCCAAGACCAATCCCGACGGCGTGTGGCGGCTGCCCAATGGGGAGCCGGTGGCGGTAGCCGGCAAGGTGAAGGTGATCCAGGGCATCCGTCCCGGCACGGTTGCGGCCTCCTGGCATTTCGGCCATTGGGCCTATGGAGCCCGGGATGTCGTCGTGGATGGTCAGGTGATCCGGGGCGATGCTCGTCGGGCTACGGGCTTGTGCCCGAACGTGGTCATGCTGGAGGATCCTGTGCTCAAGAATGTCAGCCTGACCGATCCTATCGGCGGTAGTGCTAGTTTCTACGATACTCGGGTTCGAGTGGAGAAGGTATCGTCGCGGCAGTAG